The Pseudomonas putida nucleotide sequence CTGGCAACTGCGGTCGGCCTGGCCATGCGCCAGGGCTTCGGCCCTGAACTGTGGGTGGCGGCCGCTGCCCTAGGGGTTTCGATCCTGGTGATGTGCCTGCTGCGTTGCCTGCACCCACCCGGAGGTGGTGTGGCGGTGAGCGCGGTACTGGCAGACCCGGGGCTGACGGCCATGGGTGATCATCTGCTTGAACCGGTGCTGCTCAACGCACTGATCCTGGTGGCCGTGGCCGTGATCTACAACCGCCTCACCGGCGTGCACTATCCGAAAGGCGTGGCACCGCGCAAAGACTTGCACCACACCCACGACCCGCTGCCCAGCGAGCGCGTGGGCGTCAGTGGCGCCGACCTGGATCAGGCTCTGGAAGAGCTGGGTGAATTTGTCGACGTCACCCGCGACGAGTTGGAGCGCATCATCCTAGCCACCGAGCAGCACGCGCTGCAGCGCAGCCTCGGCGGCATCACTGCCGGGGCGGTGATGTCCCGCGACGTACAGTTCGCTTCGCCGCAGACCACCCTGGAGCAGGCCTGGAAAATGCTCGCCGACCACCACCTGAAAACCTTGCCGGTGCTGCAGCAGGGCAGGCTGGTAGGCATTGTCAGCCTCAGTGACCTGGTCGGCCCGGCGATGCAGCGCGGCCAGTTCAGCTGGCGTGGCCTGTTCGGCCGCAAGGCGGTGCGCATGGAACAGGTGATGAGCCGGCGGGTGGTCAGCGTCAGCAGCCAGCATCCGCTCGAGCGCCTGCTGCCGCTGCTGTGCGAGCAGGGACTGCACTGCCTGCCGGTGCTCGATGGCGAGCAATTGGTAGGCGTGGTCACCCAGACCGACCTGATTGCCGGCCTCAAGCGCCAGTTGCTCAGTGCTGCCTCAGATAACCGGGTCCCAGCGTTGTGACCAATCGCTGGCGCCAGCTGCTACCAGTTGGCGCAACACCGCGAAGGCCTGCTGCAGGGCTTCGCTGTCGCGCTTGCGCGGGTAGACCAGGTAGGTCGGGTAGGTGAATTCCGGCGCCTGTGGCACGCGCTCGAACACGCCGGTCTCCAGGTAGGCCTGCACCACGCGGGTACGAAAATAGCCGCTGCCACCCTGGTCGAGGATGAACTGCAGGGCCAACGGCCCGAGGTTGAAGCTGAGCGCCGGGCGTGCGCAGTCGGGCAGGGCGGCGTCATGCTGGCGGCGGAAGGCTTCGCCCCAGTCGATGTAGATGTACGGCTCGGGTTGATCGACCCGGCGCACGCGGATCAGCTTCTCTTCCATCAACTGCTCCACCTGCAGCCCTGGGCCGTAGGTGGGCTGGTACACCAGTGCGGCGTCGAGCAGGCCCATCTCCACCTTGCGCAGCAACGACTCGCCATCGCTCACCTCGCTGCGGATGGCATGGCTGGGCAGCTCGCGGTGCAGGGCACCGACCCAGTCGAGCAACATCGGGTTGCCCAGGCTCACCTCCGCGCCCACATGCAACACCTGCTGGCAGCCTTCGGGCAGTGGCAGGTCGCGACGTGCCGCTTCCCAGGTCTGCACCAGCTGGTTGGCGTAGCTGACGAAGGCCTCACCGTCACTGGTCAGGCTGGCCCCGTTGCGGCTGCGCACGAACAGTTGGCAGCCCAGTTGCTGCTCCAGGCGTTGCACGCGGGCGGTGATGGCGGTCTGCGACACGAACAGGCGTTCGGCGGCGGCGACCAGGCTGCCGCAACGCACGATTTCCAGGAAGGTTCGGGCCTGATCGATGTCCATGAGCTGCTCTGTGGCGGGAAGGGCGGCCTATTCTAGAGGCTTTGCACTGTTGTGGGGCATTTTTGCCTTGTCTGCAAATTTGCAGGTCCGTTGTGACTTTAGTCCCATGGCGGCCCCGGTGTGGCGGGCCATACTCACTATTCGCCCTTCAATAACAACAAGTACCGGGTTTTCATCGACATGACCTATCAGCACAGCTACGCCCAATCCATTGCCGACCCTGCTGCCTTCTGGGCCGAACAGGCCGAATCCCTGGCCTGGTACCGCAAGCCCTCGCTGACCCTGCAGGACAACCCCGACGGCACCCACCGCTGGTTTGCCGACGGCCGCCTGAACAGCTGTTACCTGGCCCTCGATCGGCAGATCGAACTGGGCCGCGGCGAGCAGCTGGCGCTGATCTACGACTCCCCCGTGACCGGTGT carries:
- a CDS encoding HPP family protein; translated protein: MSAMRSESRLQRLLPAPLNIPPKQWLRAGIGALLGLFLAGWLTSLAYGPGIALHLLGPLAASAVLVFAVHSGPLAQPWPVLGSYALATAVGLAMRQGFGPELWVAAAALGVSILVMCLLRCLHPPGGGVAVSAVLADPGLTAMGDHLLEPVLLNALILVAVAVIYNRLTGVHYPKGVAPRKDLHHTHDPLPSERVGVSGADLDQALEELGEFVDVTRDELERIILATEQHALQRSLGGITAGAVMSRDVQFASPQTTLEQAWKMLADHHLKTLPVLQQGRLVGIVSLSDLVGPAMQRGQFSWRGLFGRKAVRMEQVMSRRVVSVSSQHPLERLLPLLCEQGLHCLPVLDGEQLVGVVTQTDLIAGLKRQLLSAASDNRVPAL
- a CDS encoding LysR family transcriptional regulator, translating into MDIDQARTFLEIVRCGSLVAAAERLFVSQTAITARVQRLEQQLGCQLFVRSRNGASLTSDGEAFVSYANQLVQTWEAARRDLPLPEGCQQVLHVGAEVSLGNPMLLDWVGALHRELPSHAIRSEVSDGESLLRKVEMGLLDAALVYQPTYGPGLQVEQLMEEKLIRVRRVDQPEPYIYIDWGEAFRRQHDAALPDCARPALSFNLGPLALQFILDQGGSGYFRTRVVQAYLETGVFERVPQAPEFTYPTYLVYPRKRDSEALQQAFAVLRQLVAAGASDWSQRWDPVI